The following proteins come from a genomic window of Acidimicrobiales bacterium:
- a CDS encoding DUF4012 domain-containing protein, translating to MTDGSTTTTAGLRRADLIALGLAAAVGLLATFSPGAATGVEPLDGLYRFVIAAAVTAAAAWASPVALVAASAVVYGAVAIDSGSAGIVVVALIAIGLSVLPSAAARAAAGATVAMMALNLPSFGFHGAPSLVAGVAFALILASGLIATGPVQRHRRAAFVTAAAVTALVALLSGVAVVSALSARGAFEEAIDTSRAGLEAIRSGDVDGGVTLLEQAAEDFRRGGDRADNLFARAARIVPIVSQHQKMLADASSAGAQLASIAAEEGAAADVDRLTVVGGAFDLAVLEDLSGAVDRSLVSVIEAQRVVSAADSGWLVPPLAERVDDLFAELTDARGDLELSRDVIDVAPWLLGEDQPRRYFVILASPAETRELGGFMGAYATLIVDDGAFRLETSGATRDLNRLIRADGATVALDDPESYPIRYRQGEPGRFWQNVPGTPDLPTVARAVANLYPQVPGGGPVDGVIYMDPFALGALVELSGPVPVERREQPLQPREVADYLLRDQYLEFPDVDERTDILDAILDATVGQLLGGSLPEPRRMFDVLQPVVRQNRLRVHVPDGATQDLFDRIGLGGAITVPDGDYLALRQSNGGGNKLDAYLTRDVTVDVVTDPRTGSVRTVLTAELTSTVPGDLPDYVDSNLRGLPEGTNRTLISLYSALTVDTILVDGVPTPFEPLVEYGLRRSSLLVDIPAGEIVTVEARLSGFVDPGAEYRLTIDHQPLAVDDTMTVLVRGAQGLDLDGPDAPLDIDRAVFVLDSAALITARLDG from the coding sequence GTGACCGACGGGTCGACAACCACCACGGCGGGGCTGCGTCGGGCTGATCTCATCGCGCTCGGGCTCGCCGCCGCCGTCGGTCTGCTCGCCACCTTCTCTCCCGGCGCCGCCACGGGCGTTGAACCCCTCGACGGTCTCTACCGCTTCGTGATCGCCGCGGCGGTCACCGCTGCCGCCGCGTGGGCGTCACCGGTGGCTCTCGTCGCTGCGAGCGCCGTTGTCTACGGCGCGGTCGCCATCGACAGTGGCTCGGCGGGGATCGTAGTCGTCGCCCTCATTGCGATCGGGCTCTCGGTGTTGCCGAGCGCGGCCGCCCGCGCCGCTGCGGGGGCGACGGTTGCGATGATGGCTCTGAACCTGCCGTCGTTCGGTTTCCACGGCGCCCCCTCGCTGGTGGCGGGCGTCGCATTCGCGTTGATCCTCGCGTCGGGGCTGATCGCCACGGGACCTGTGCAACGCCATCGGCGGGCGGCGTTCGTCACCGCAGCTGCTGTCACAGCCTTAGTCGCCCTTCTGTCCGGTGTCGCGGTGGTCTCGGCCCTGTCGGCCCGGGGTGCATTCGAAGAGGCCATCGACACGTCGCGCGCCGGTCTAGAGGCGATACGCAGTGGCGACGTCGACGGCGGTGTCACCCTTCTCGAGCAGGCGGCCGAGGACTTCCGTCGAGGGGGCGACCGCGCCGACAACCTGTTCGCCCGGGCAGCGCGGATCGTGCCGATCGTCTCGCAACACCAGAAGATGCTGGCCGACGCCAGCAGCGCAGGCGCCCAACTCGCCTCGATCGCGGCTGAGGAGGGGGCCGCCGCCGATGTCGACCGCCTTACCGTGGTCGGCGGGGCCTTCGACCTCGCAGTGCTCGAGGATCTGAGCGGCGCGGTGGACCGCTCGCTGGTCTCGGTCATCGAGGCCCAGCGCGTCGTCTCGGCTGCCGACTCCGGGTGGCTGGTCCCGCCGCTGGCCGAGCGCGTGGACGACCTCTTCGCAGAACTGACCGATGCGCGGGGAGACCTCGAGTTGAGCCGCGACGTCATCGACGTCGCCCCGTGGCTGCTGGGAGAGGACCAGCCCCGCCGCTACTTCGTCATCCTCGCCAGCCCGGCCGAGACCCGGGAACTGGGCGGATTCATGGGCGCCTACGCCACGCTCATCGTCGACGACGGCGCGTTCCGCCTCGAGACCAGCGGTGCGACGCGCGATCTCAACCGGTTGATCAGGGCGGACGGTGCAACGGTTGCCCTCGACGACCCGGAGAGCTACCCCATCCGCTACCGCCAGGGCGAGCCCGGCCGGTTCTGGCAGAACGTGCCCGGTACGCCGGATCTGCCCACCGTGGCGCGTGCCGTGGCAAACCTCTACCCCCAGGTCCCCGGCGGGGGACCGGTCGACGGCGTCATCTACATGGACCCCTTCGCCCTCGGGGCCCTCGTCGAGTTGAGCGGGCCGGTACCCGTCGAACGTCGGGAACAACCGCTCCAGCCCCGCGAGGTGGCCGACTACCTCCTGCGGGACCAGTACCTCGAGTTTCCCGACGTCGACGAACGCACCGACATCCTCGATGCGATCCTCGATGCGACCGTCGGGCAGTTGCTCGGAGGCTCTCTGCCTGAGCCCCGCCGGATGTTCGACGTCCTCCAACCTGTGGTTCGACAGAACCGGCTGCGGGTACACGTCCCCGACGGTGCCACCCAGGACCTCTTCGACCGCATCGGGCTGGGTGGAGCCATCACTGTCCCCGACGGCGACTACCTGGCGTTGCGCCAGTCCAATGGCGGTGGCAACAAGCTCGACGCCTACCTGACCCGCGACGTCACCGTCGACGTGGTCACGGATCCGCGAACCGGCTCGGTTCGCACCGTCCTCACAGCCGAACTGACCAGCACGGTGCCCGGTGACCTGCCCGACTACGTGGACTCGAACCTCCGGGGCCTCCCGGAGGGCACGAATCGCACGCTCATCTCGCTGTACAGCGCGCTCACGGTCGACACGATCCTGGTCGACGGCGTGCCCACGCCGTTCGAGCCGCTCGTCGAGTACGGCCTGCGCCGGTCCAGCCTCCTCGTTGACATCCCGGCAGGGGAGATCGTGACCGTCGAGGCCAGGCTGTCGGGGTTCGTCGATCCCGGCGCCGAATACCGACTCACGATCGACCACCAGCCCCTCGCCGTCGACGACACGATGACCGTTCTCGTTCGCGGAGCTCAGGGTCTCGACCTCGACGGGCCCGACGCGCCCCTCGATATCGATCGCGCCGTGTTCGTGCTGGATAGCGCAGCGTTGATCACCGCTCGCCTCGACGGGTGA
- a CDS encoding polysaccharide biosynthesis tyrosine autokinase, which yields MGSDHGDPTTGSLGCERLEGRLVFTLIAARETPVDDYELSIQDYMRVLRRGWHLLVAAIVVCAGLGYGLTTLQADRYRSTADVLVGVQQAANVVDAGDGQIGQADRLETEVAFIESSVMRSAVRETEGSAPGVDAQVDGEASVIEIRVSDGDPEVAARFANAYAETYIEERRQRAVDDYLATAAVVQARIDDIDVLLESLDADDPEAAALNSQRLVYLNAIESLALGADLSGGITAQVISPAGVPAGPYSPKPVRNGILGGIIGVAIGLALVLLRETLDDRIRSKEDLEKASGLPTLAVIPHVADWKRDDDERLVSLDEPSSDTAEAYRTLRTAMQFFSLDRSIRTIQVTSANPGEGKSTTVVNLAVAMARAGRRVIILDGDLRNPRIHRFLGLRRRPGFTDVLLGEATPRSTAVPSPKAANLSLLAIGAGRPTTNPSEALGGRTTRELLMMLGEAADVVLVDSPPVLPVSDALVLAGQVDAVLVVAKANRARKKELVRAVELLAQVNAPVIGTVLNDAPRGGTYGYGAYGYGYPVREQGSMKKRRNGDDNLWDDQSDDDGDTLEHDLEALFSRRAGVEDT from the coding sequence GTGGGTTCCGACCACGGGGACCCGACGACGGGTAGTCTCGGCTGCGAGAGGCTCGAGGGCCGCCTCGTTTTCACGCTCATTGCGGCCAGGGAAACCCCGGTGGACGACTACGAACTGAGTATTCAGGACTACATGAGGGTCCTGCGACGCGGGTGGCACCTGCTCGTCGCGGCCATCGTCGTCTGCGCGGGACTCGGCTACGGGCTGACAACCCTCCAGGCCGACCGCTACCGCTCCACGGCTGACGTACTGGTCGGTGTCCAGCAGGCCGCGAACGTCGTCGACGCCGGCGATGGACAGATCGGCCAGGCCGACCGACTCGAGACCGAAGTCGCGTTCATCGAGTCCAGCGTGATGCGTAGCGCCGTGCGCGAGACCGAGGGCTCGGCTCCCGGCGTCGACGCCCAGGTCGACGGTGAGGCCTCGGTCATCGAGATCCGCGTGTCCGACGGAGATCCCGAGGTGGCGGCCCGCTTCGCCAACGCCTACGCCGAGACCTACATCGAAGAGCGCCGCCAGCGGGCTGTGGACGACTACCTGGCGACAGCTGCCGTGGTTCAGGCGCGCATCGACGACATCGACGTCCTTCTCGAGTCGCTCGACGCCGACGACCCCGAGGCGGCCGCACTGAACTCGCAGCGCCTCGTCTACCTCAACGCGATCGAGTCGCTCGCACTGGGAGCCGATCTCTCGGGAGGGATCACCGCTCAGGTGATCAGCCCCGCCGGGGTCCCGGCCGGCCCCTACAGCCCCAAGCCCGTGCGCAACGGCATCCTCGGTGGCATCATCGGCGTGGCCATCGGTCTGGCACTCGTCCTGTTGCGCGAGACGCTCGACGACCGAATCCGTTCGAAGGAGGACCTCGAGAAGGCGTCGGGGCTACCGACCCTCGCCGTGATCCCCCACGTCGCAGACTGGAAACGAGATGACGATGAGAGGCTCGTCTCGCTCGACGAACCATCCTCGGACACGGCGGAGGCATATCGGACCCTGCGGACGGCAATGCAGTTCTTCTCCCTCGACCGCTCGATTCGCACGATCCAGGTGACGTCGGCCAATCCGGGCGAAGGGAAGTCCACCACGGTGGTCAACCTGGCCGTCGCGATGGCCCGCGCAGGACGGCGCGTCATCATCCTCGACGGAGACCTTCGTAACCCGCGGATCCACCGGTTCCTCGGGCTCAGGCGCCGCCCGGGCTTCACCGATGTGCTCCTGGGTGAGGCGACACCGCGTTCGACGGCAGTGCCGTCGCCGAAGGCCGCCAACCTCTCGCTTCTCGCGATCGGGGCTGGGCGGCCGACCACCAATCCCTCCGAGGCGCTCGGTGGTCGCACCACGCGCGAGTTGCTCATGATGCTCGGCGAAGCCGCCGACGTCGTCCTCGTCGACTCGCCCCCCGTTCTGCCGGTTTCGGACGCGCTCGTGCTCGCCGGCCAGGTCGACGCCGTCCTCGTCGTGGCCAAGGCCAACCGTGCCCGCAAGAAGGAACTCGTCCGGGCGGTCGAACTGCTCGCCCAGGTCAATGCGCCCGTGATCGGCACGGTGCTCAACGACGCCCCCCGGGGCGGAACCTACGGCTACGGGGCCTACGGCTACGGCTACCCGGTCCGAGAACAGGGCTCGATGAAGAAGCGACGCAACGGTGACGACAACCTCTGGGACGATCAGTCCGATGATGACGGCGACACGCTGGAGCACGACCTCGAAGCGCTCTTTTCGCGCCGTGCAGGCGTAGAGGACACCTGA
- a CDS encoding sulfotransferase domain-containing protein translates to MATHAAPDFVIIGAMKAATTSLYRWMTSHPQVMAGRRKEQHFFDSRQGPGGESFASYRLGFPALPAMWARRLRTGGPVVTGEATPIYLFHEHVPARMAAVLPNVRLIVVLREPVDRAFSHHAMVVSRGQEDLPAAEAFAAEDGRLRASRELLARGLEPERAYWEHSYLARGEYADQLERWWQFYPRSQMLITTYEALAEDPWPVYADCLRFIGVDPDAAPRPEFDAHNVGRRDPADPDLIETLRERFAESKRRLAELTGIDYGAAGG, encoded by the coding sequence GTGGCGACGCACGCGGCCCCTGACTTCGTGATCATCGGCGCGATGAAGGCGGCGACGACCTCTCTGTACCGGTGGATGACGAGCCACCCTCAGGTGATGGCCGGCCGCCGCAAGGAGCAGCACTTCTTCGACAGCCGTCAGGGACCGGGCGGCGAGTCCTTCGCGTCGTACCGCCTCGGCTTTCCGGCGCTGCCGGCGATGTGGGCGCGACGGCTACGTACGGGCGGGCCGGTCGTGACAGGGGAGGCGACGCCCATCTACCTGTTCCACGAGCACGTTCCTGCTCGGATGGCCGCGGTCCTCCCGAACGTCCGACTCATCGTCGTGTTGCGTGAGCCGGTGGACCGGGCATTCTCGCACCACGCCATGGTGGTGAGCAGGGGACAGGAGGACCTTCCGGCAGCAGAGGCGTTCGCGGCTGAGGACGGACGGCTCCGAGCGTCCCGGGAACTCCTGGCCCGCGGTCTCGAACCAGAACGTGCGTACTGGGAACACAGCTACCTGGCGCGCGGCGAGTACGCGGATCAACTGGAACGCTGGTGGCAGTTCTATCCGCGGTCGCAGATGCTGATCACGACCTACGAGGCCCTCGCCGAAGATCCGTGGCCGGTGTACGCAGACTGTCTGCGATTCATCGGAGTGGATCCGGACGCGGCGCCCCGCCCCGAGTTCGACGCTCACAACGTGGGCCGACGCGATCCGGCGGACCCGGACCTGATCGAGACGCTGCGGGAGAGGTTCGCCGAGTCGAAGCGCCGTCTCGCCGAGCTGACAGGCATCGACTACGGCGCTGCCGGTGGTTGA
- a CDS encoding putative nucleotide-diphospho-sugar transferase has translation MRTVSFTTESYLPLLDAWHRISADALPRLTDIVCADDVSFQRASARAGLRAHRLTTDIAGHGFHRRRRGFWLARFDALREFLDDDDLIHTDLDAFWLRDPVPRLADIDADLVFSIEYGLPKDIVDRWGFVLCCGFFAARSTPTTKAFFDRWRAAVAEHEDDQKAINYLLAEMGVAWEEPTAGGDVLRLGTVHVDGKLMRVAALRESAVRRSAPIDLAAGQLVFHPFFDKVTLAGSFQIYAHLATGPLPALTESDVDAMCARYGVHGLKGRNRADLCLLDHLISGGADHPDLLAQQGWILNTGGAPAAALDVVEPVFRGGDPGDSAMTVAAVVVCDAASHLGSSDLATEAARFLARHGDAGQLWRRRIFDLLLEQRHFAAAARYGTRAAWQHARSELGR, from the coding sequence ATGCGGACTGTGTCTTTCACCACGGAGAGCTACCTGCCCCTGCTCGACGCCTGGCACCGGATATCCGCAGACGCACTCCCCCGCCTGACCGACATCGTCTGCGCGGACGACGTCTCCTTCCAGAGGGCCTCCGCCAGAGCGGGACTGCGTGCACACCGACTCACCACAGATATTGCGGGACACGGATTCCACCGGCGGCGACGAGGGTTCTGGCTCGCACGGTTCGACGCGCTGCGGGAGTTCCTCGACGACGACGATCTGATCCACACGGACCTGGACGCGTTCTGGCTGCGTGATCCGGTGCCTCGCCTCGCTGACATCGATGCCGACCTCGTCTTCTCGATCGAGTACGGCCTCCCCAAGGACATCGTCGATCGGTGGGGCTTCGTGTTGTGTTGTGGCTTCTTCGCCGCCCGGTCCACTCCAACGACCAAGGCGTTCTTCGACAGGTGGCGGGCCGCGGTGGCCGAACACGAGGACGACCAGAAGGCCATCAACTATCTGCTGGCTGAGATGGGCGTGGCGTGGGAGGAACCGACCGCCGGAGGTGACGTACTGCGACTGGGCACCGTGCACGTCGACGGGAAGCTGATGCGGGTCGCCGCGCTCAGGGAGTCAGCGGTCAGGCGCTCCGCCCCGATCGACCTCGCTGCAGGCCAACTCGTCTTCCATCCCTTCTTCGACAAGGTGACCCTGGCGGGGTCCTTCCAGATTTACGCGCACCTCGCCACCGGGCCGTTGCCGGCACTCACGGAATCCGACGTCGATGCAATGTGCGCCCGCTACGGGGTTCACGGCCTCAAGGGACGCAACCGTGCCGACCTGTGCCTGCTCGACCACCTCATCTCGGGCGGAGCCGACCACCCGGATCTGCTGGCACAACAGGGATGGATCCTGAACACCGGCGGCGCACCCGCTGCAGCTCTCGACGTCGTCGAACCCGTCTTCCGAGGCGGCGATCCCGGCGACTCCGCGATGACAGTGGCCGCCGTCGTCGTGTGCGACGCCGCTTCACACCTCGGATCATCGGATCTCGCCACGGAGGCGGCCCGCTTCCTTGCGCGCCATGGCGACGCCGGCCAGCTATGGCGGCGGCGCATCTTCGACCTGCTCCTCGAGCAGCGCCACTTCGCCGCTGCCGCCCGCTATGGAACTCGCGCCGCTTGGCAACATGCCCGGAGTGAACTCGGACGGTAG